A stretch of Kaistella flava (ex Peng et al. 2021) DNA encodes these proteins:
- a CDS encoding DUF6266 family protein, with translation MGKLIDSLLLGSSGRIGRLVVVNIPGNEILRSRPRKKLKEFTARQLLIQARMRKSYHFLLSYKEFAKVHFGQRTGMKSCYNQALSNVLNTFKLDYVLNEVTPVYSEIEFARGSLRSIVPTGLTSPLPLSMNLTWYENSGGDPLRKTDEVQLLFIAEGELKPVFIENIALRLDTTVDIPLSPHFQGKTVHVWLAFRSADCSQVSSSSYAGSVIIT, from the coding sequence ATGGGAAAATTAATAGACAGTCTGCTATTAGGATCTTCTGGTAGAATCGGCCGCCTCGTAGTGGTCAATATCCCAGGAAACGAAATTTTGCGCAGTCGCCCCCGTAAAAAACTGAAAGAGTTTACAGCCAGGCAACTCCTCATTCAGGCGCGTATGCGGAAGAGTTATCATTTTTTACTGTCTTATAAAGAGTTTGCCAAAGTGCATTTCGGTCAGCGGACAGGTATGAAGTCCTGTTATAATCAAGCTTTAAGCAATGTGCTCAACACTTTCAAACTGGACTATGTGTTAAATGAGGTCACTCCGGTTTATTCAGAAATCGAATTTGCCCGTGGTTCGTTGCGGAGTATCGTGCCCACAGGTCTCACTTCGCCCTTACCGCTTTCAATGAATCTTACCTGGTACGAGAACAGTGGGGGAGATCCTCTTCGGAAAACAGATGAAGTTCAACTTCTGTTTATAGCAGAAGGAGAGCTCAAGCCGGTCTTTATAGAAAATATTGCACTGCGCCTCGATACCACGGTTGATATTCCATTGTCACCCCACTTTCAAGGCAAAACCGTACATGTCTGGCTAGCCTTTCGTTCTGCCGATTGCTCACAAGTCTCCTCATCTTCCTATGCCGGCAGTGTGATCATCACCTAA
- a CDS encoding YDG domain-containing protein has product MKPFLSSFKTTIFSFLFLFITTAGWAQTTIFSENMGEGTETKTISIAANEFQNSRTLTYSGNADTRVTAPSNTYAGFSAGRNVLITNAINTNFEIAGINTLSYSSLSLSFGISTNKANDNGADLKLEVSSDGISYSTLAFGLSAVKANVWQYVTATGSIPIPSAANLRIRFTQMGTATVYRIDDVKLTDTLVPTIPPVIIGGQTVNGIFGTSLNYHIETRNSPTSYAFATGALPAGLNLNTTTGVISGTPTAAGTFSATVTATNGKGTSSAAAINFTIAKANQTINFAALATKQYGDNDFKLTGVSDSGLSIIYTSSNPAVATVSDNLVTVVGAGTAIITASQTGDNDYNAATEVSHSLTVTAKVLTITGLAGVNKIYDGTTLAAVTGAATLSGTLESDFGKVNLSGTPAYNFSTANVGNGIIITVTGFSLSGLAATNYSLTPPVNIKARITERTVTITGVSANNKIQDGTTTATLFGTPVIVGLADADQSIITITGSPTATFANANVGTGIVVTVTGYTLSGTTAANYKVSQPTGLKADILGLTAPSATAASTVTETSFNANWDTVVGAASGYLLDVSTLPTFGTSAPNIVTETFDSGLTADFYTGSLVLSTGTWNVTKVARSTTGVHSGTYSAELQNSGNSALISPSFDNGISSLSFWVSSSNSGDLQVNYSIDGGKSWIATTYSPYKALETGVIQKTVTVNTTVPTIVQFKRLKDIIHIDDVVINTYNFTPSLVTDYDAKLISGQPSTTSQVTGLTRDTQYYYRLRAKNGTAVSANSNPISVKTLLNEITTYNGTNWDNDEPNVNVKAVINGDFTTTTPLVSKSLTINTGKTLTIAPNTSFTTGDFANNGSLIVASDGNFVQTVGSTNSGSGIFKVDRIANMKRLDYTYWGSPVSGQNLFTFSPKTVLSRFLTYNESNDEFASVTSPKDTPFAAGKGYAIRADNTYRPWTDAASAEYTDFNGTFTGAPNNGDITYPLEKKREGFNLVGNPYSSNIDFDALVAIGAVEGTAYFWTNVNVNEQGTTYVADNYATYVVLSGGTAAANGIKKPTRYIKVGQGFIVQALAAVPLTFTNSMRNDGTGESKFINKGTSNDAIDRFWLKLTTPAQNFNTILIAYPKGATNGFESSADAQQFGESSDAFYSVLNDYKLNIQGRQFPLLTSDIVPLGMKGFETGNYKIAIVEKEGIFADGQNIYLKDKQTNTVTNLSKGDYTFTANEGLTDGRFEIVYQSDLVLGTTNINKDQLVVYRSGSEFVVKSLNKNISTIEVYDASGRLVLQLNPNKTEIRIDVASMVNGIYVLKINRNGEVTTKKITK; this is encoded by the coding sequence ATGAAGCCATTTTTATCCTCTTTTAAAACCACCATTTTTAGTTTCTTATTCCTTTTTATCACTACCGCAGGATGGGCACAAACAACCATATTCTCAGAAAACATGGGAGAAGGAACTGAAACGAAAACTATTTCGATAGCTGCTAACGAATTTCAAAACAGTCGCACTTTAACTTATTCTGGTAATGCTGATACAAGGGTTACTGCACCTTCAAATACCTACGCTGGTTTTTCTGCAGGACGAAATGTCCTTATTACAAACGCAATTAATACAAATTTTGAAATAGCGGGTATTAATACTTTAAGCTACTCTAGTTTGTCGTTGTCGTTTGGTATTAGTACAAATAAGGCTAATGATAATGGTGCTGATCTAAAACTGGAAGTAAGTTCAGATGGAATTTCATATTCAACATTAGCTTTTGGTCTTTCTGCGGTTAAAGCAAACGTTTGGCAATATGTAACGGCAACAGGATCAATTCCAATTCCTTCTGCAGCTAACTTAAGAATTAGATTTACACAGATGGGTACGGCTACTGTTTATAGAATTGATGATGTTAAATTAACAGATACATTGGTCCCAACCATTCCACCAGTAATCATTGGAGGACAAACTGTAAACGGAATTTTTGGTACTTCCTTAAATTATCATATTGAAACTCGTAACAGTCCAACTTCTTATGCTTTTGCAACGGGTGCTTTGCCTGCTGGATTAAATTTGAATACAACTACTGGTGTTATATCGGGTACGCCAACTGCCGCTGGAACTTTTTCTGCTACCGTTACCGCTACTAATGGTAAAGGTACAAGTTCGGCAGCTGCTATAAATTTCACAATTGCCAAAGCGAATCAAACCATCAATTTTGCGGCTTTGGCTACTAAACAATATGGTGATAATGATTTTAAATTAACAGGGGTTTCAGATTCTGGATTGTCGATAATTTATACCAGTTCTAATCCTGCGGTTGCTACCGTTTCAGATAATTTAGTAACGGTTGTAGGTGCGGGTACAGCCATCATTACCGCTTCACAAACTGGTGATAATGACTATAATGCGGCGACTGAAGTATCGCACTCATTGACGGTTACTGCGAAAGTTTTAACAATCACAGGTTTAGCAGGAGTTAATAAAATATATGATGGGACCACTCTAGCAGCCGTTACAGGTGCGGCTACTCTAAGTGGTACTTTGGAAAGCGATTTTGGAAAGGTTAACTTGTCTGGTACACCAGCGTATAACTTTTCAACGGCTAATGTGGGAAATGGAATAATAATTACAGTAACAGGTTTTAGTTTATCCGGCCTTGCTGCTACAAATTATAGTCTAACACCGCCAGTAAATATAAAGGCTAGAATTACCGAAAGAACGGTAACTATTACGGGTGTATCAGCTAATAATAAAATTCAAGACGGAACGACCACCGCTACCTTATTTGGAACACCTGTAATAGTAGGATTAGCAGATGCGGATCAATCTATTATTACAATTACTGGTTCACCTACGGCTACTTTTGCCAATGCCAACGTAGGTACAGGAATTGTAGTAACGGTTACAGGATATACTTTATCGGGTACGACTGCTGCAAATTATAAGGTTTCGCAACCAACAGGTTTGAAAGCGGATATCCTGGGTTTAACAGCGCCAAGTGCGACTGCGGCTAGTACTGTGACCGAAACCTCATTTAATGCCAATTGGGATACGGTTGTCGGTGCAGCGTCTGGTTATTTATTGGACGTGAGTACTTTGCCGACTTTTGGGACAAGTGCGCCAAATATTGTTACTGAAACATTCGATTCAGGTTTAACAGCAGATTTTTATACTGGGTCCCTAGTTTTAAGTACAGGTACCTGGAATGTTACAAAAGTTGCGAGGAGTACAACAGGAGTTCATTCAGGTACTTATTCAGCTGAGTTACAAAATTCAGGAAATTCTGCGTTAATTTCACCATCATTTGACAATGGAATTTCGTCATTGTCTTTTTGGGTATCATCAAGTAATAGTGGCGATTTACAAGTCAATTATTCTATTGATGGCGGTAAAAGTTGGATTGCAACTACATATTCTCCTTATAAGGCTTTAGAAACTGGAGTGATCCAGAAGACCGTTACTGTAAATACTACTGTACCGACGATAGTACAATTTAAAAGACTTAAGGATATTATCCATATTGATGATGTAGTTATAAATACTTATAATTTTACTCCTTCATTAGTTACGGACTACGATGCTAAACTAATTTCAGGACAACCTAGTACTACGAGTCAGGTTACGGGTTTAACACGAGATACACAATATTATTACAGGCTTCGTGCTAAGAATGGTACTGCAGTATCGGCTAACAGCAATCCTATTTCGGTAAAAACACTACTAAACGAGATTACAACTTACAACGGAACTAACTGGGATAATGATGAGCCTAACGTAAATGTTAAAGCGGTAATCAATGGCGACTTCACCACCACAACTCCTTTAGTTTCGAAATCATTAACCATTAATACAGGTAAAACTTTAACTATCGCTCCGAATACCAGTTTCACCACAGGTGATTTTGCTAACAATGGCAGTTTAATCGTAGCAAGCGATGGTAATTTTGTACAGACCGTTGGTTCTACCAATTCTGGTTCAGGTATTTTTAAAGTAGATCGCATCGCAAACATGAAGCGTCTGGATTATACCTATTGGGGAAGTCCGGTTTCCGGACAAAATCTGTTCACATTCTCTCCGAAAACTGTTCTTTCAAGATTTTTAACTTATAACGAGTCCAATGATGAATTTGCATCAGTAACAAGTCCTAAAGACACGCCTTTTGCTGCTGGTAAAGGATATGCCATCAGAGCCGATAATACTTACAGACCTTGGACTGATGCTGCTTCAGCTGAATATACAGATTTTAACGGGACTTTCACTGGTGCTCCAAATAACGGGGATATAACTTATCCATTAGAGAAAAAGCGTGAAGGTTTCAATTTAGTAGGAAACCCATATTCTTCAAATATCGATTTCGATGCACTAGTAGCTATAGGAGCAGTAGAAGGAACTGCTTATTTCTGGACGAATGTTAATGTCAACGAGCAAGGAACTACTTATGTTGCCGATAATTACGCTACCTATGTTGTTCTTTCTGGTGGAACAGCGGCAGCAAATGGTATTAAAAAACCAACTCGTTATATTAAAGTAGGTCAAGGTTTCATTGTACAAGCACTAGCAGCCGTACCTTTAACTTTCACCAATTCCATGCGTAATGATGGAACCGGTGAAAGTAAATTTATCAACAAAGGAACTTCTAACGATGCAATCGACCGTTTCTGGTTAAAATTAACAACTCCTGCACAGAATTTTAATACCATTCTAATTGCCTATCCAAAAGGAGCAACCAATGGTTTTGAATCCTCCGCAGATGCGCAGCAGTTTGGTGAAAGTTCAGATGCTTTCTATTCGGTGCTTAATGATTATAAACTCAATATTCAAGGTCGTCAGTTTCCATTATTAACTTCCGATATTGTTCCATTGGGGATGAAAGGTTTTGAAACAGGGAACTATAAAATAGCAATAGTAGAAAAAGAAGGAATTTTCGCCGACGGACAAAATATTTATCTGAAAGATAAACAAACCAATACGGTTACCAATCTGTCAAAAGGAGATTATACTTTTACCGCCAACGAAGGTTTAACCGACGGCAGATTTGAAATCGTTTACCAAAGTGATCTTGTTTTAGGAACTACAAACATCAATAAAGATCAACTCGTTGTTTACAGAAGCGGAAGTGAATTCGTCGTTAAATCCTTAAACAAGAATATTTCTACCATTGAAGTATATGATGCTTCCGGCAGACTGGTACTCCAACTCAACCCGAACAAAACCGAAATAAGAATTGACGTTGCTTCAATGGTTAATGGTATTTATGTACTTAAAATCAACAGGAATGGGGAGGTGACTACCAAAAAAATAACTAAATAA